The proteins below are encoded in one region of Parvicella tangerina:
- a CDS encoding patatin-like phospholipase family protein: protein MKKKKFALVLSGGGFNGAFQLGALNYINENWKSISGLDSPMKFDLIAGVSVGALNGALLAMNQLDLLNDLWVNQIGRNGVSEIYTSEFIDTTSKSDKIKLKVDLKKLVKKLLPEVNIQLNFFKKLGLVFSKKQRAKIIENALKQVEKSIQLNLPKFRSIADNTPLSKKLDKYLDRSTIMDTIYMCGFVSLDTGAYHSVKHSEFYSDKDFHQGVLASTAIPMIWNPVESVSFYGKNGVYTSKNNVDGGVRNVSPLGDVIKLINQDPNSEYKIIVINCNSGTPKVEDYSGKSIAAIAARSVYEIAITEVFNNDVEHFTKLNDVVKQAQAWDSEIVLFGSDKHQIKDFDAVIINPSKGIDMGSSLVANEKLIANRMIHGRTMAQLAFDKKDVHNA from the coding sequence ATGAAAAAGAAAAAATTTGCATTGGTTTTATCTGGTGGTGGCTTTAATGGAGCTTTCCAACTAGGAGCATTAAACTACATTAATGAGAACTGGAAAAGTATATCTGGACTAGATTCTCCTATGAAGTTTGATTTGATTGCAGGTGTAAGTGTAGGTGCATTGAATGGTGCATTGTTAGCTATGAATCAACTTGATTTGTTAAATGATCTATGGGTAAATCAGATTGGAAGAAATGGAGTAAGTGAAATCTATACTTCCGAGTTTATTGATACTACCAGTAAGTCCGACAAGATCAAATTAAAAGTTGATCTAAAGAAACTGGTTAAGAAGTTACTACCAGAAGTCAATATTCAATTAAACTTCTTCAAAAAGTTAGGGTTGGTATTCTCAAAGAAGCAAAGGGCAAAAATCATAGAGAACGCCCTAAAGCAAGTAGAAAAATCTATCCAATTGAATCTGCCTAAGTTCAGATCAATAGCGGATAACACGCCATTATCTAAGAAGTTAGATAAATACTTGGATCGCTCAACAATTATGGACACAATCTATATGTGTGGGTTCGTTTCATTAGATACTGGAGCATATCACTCTGTTAAGCATTCCGAGTTTTACTCAGATAAAGACTTTCATCAAGGGGTATTAGCTTCAACGGCAATTCCAATGATCTGGAATCCTGTTGAATCGGTATCCTTCTATGGAAAGAATGGAGTGTACACCAGTAAGAACAATGTTGATGGAGGTGTAAGAAATGTATCGCCTTTAGGTGATGTGATTAAGTTAATCAACCAAGATCCAAACTCTGAATACAAGATTATTGTAATCAATTGCAATAGTGGAACACCCAAAGTGGAGGACTACTCAGGAAAATCAATCGCAGCTATTGCAGCTCGATCAGTATATGAGATTGCAATTACAGAAGTGTTTAATAATGATGTTGAGCATTTTACTAAGCTGAATGATGTTGTGAAACAAGCGCAAGCTTGGGATAGTGAAATTGTCCTTTTCGGGAGCGACAAACATCAAATCAAGGATTTTGATGCCGTGATTATCAACCCTAGCAAGGGAATTGATATGGGAAGCTCTTTGGTCGCAAACGAGAAATTAATTGCCAATAGAATGATCCATGGACGTACAATGGCTCAGTTGGCGTTCGATAAAAAAGATGTTCACAATGCGTAA
- a CDS encoding putative LPS assembly protein LptD, which yields MVLSNAFGQDTISQLETPVNYNAEDSMVMDLKKEKAYLYENAHIDYGAYSLEACFIEFDFKTKNVLAKYCVDSTGKKRGIPILSDGDTETEADSLMFNFESKRGITYHVKLQEGEGYVHGNKVKRQTNGEIHIDTALYTTCDLDHPHYYFKLRKAIIIPEDKIISGPINLYVADIPTPLGLPFAFLPNQKKGSNGIIIPTYGESSSLGFFLANGGYYHKFKNDQLSTAITGDIYTKGSWALYNTTSYKKRYKHSGNLKLTFRKTKTGEKEFDDYSEKTDFLVEWSHKQDPKSIPGMSFRANIKAGTGSVYENDFGNNVVSPNNYLTNTFNSNIAFGKTFKKVPSNISVNLRHSQNTNTGLISFTLPDITYSINRFYPAKWFNSSNVVKSKARKQLEKIGITYIINSKNETTIADTLLSLNHLDRLNDNMRNGIKHTATASASFPFLGNAITFTPSVNANALMYSYRTRKYFDNETGTVLTDTINDFMAPMWATFSASFTSKVYGFYQFADFMQGAKQSKIRHVLTPNASFSLRPDNGWQYSYIADSLGSLNYATPFDSQIYGSTPTGSSGKVSFNLINSFEMRQNNQNDTTGDNPYVYKKLLDNLTLSSGYDLMRDSLNWDNLSISGRTNIAKLFNTRFGATFDPYARDTNNVIMNQFTKDVEGKLFNITAANLAFGINLRSKKNKTKVESNKGSEEELEEINENLDQYKQFGEAWNWSLNLGYNFQYNRRFQYDAKDTFQLTQTLNVSGQMNITANWNMSFQTNYDITNKKFSYTSVEVTRDLHCWELTFNWVPFGFMKSYNIQINVKSSLLQDLKLQRRRTWYDNGVRD from the coding sequence ATGGTATTATCAAACGCTTTCGGGCAAGACACCATTTCTCAGTTAGAAACACCCGTAAATTATAATGCGGAGGACTCGATGGTGATGGATTTGAAAAAAGAGAAGGCATATCTCTATGAAAACGCACACATTGACTATGGAGCGTATTCATTGGAAGCCTGTTTTATTGAGTTTGACTTCAAAACCAAAAACGTTCTCGCGAAATACTGTGTTGACTCTACAGGGAAAAAGCGAGGAATACCCATTCTTTCGGATGGAGACACAGAGACCGAAGCGGATAGTTTGATGTTTAATTTTGAATCCAAACGAGGAATTACTTATCACGTAAAGCTACAAGAAGGCGAAGGATATGTACACGGCAATAAGGTGAAACGACAAACAAATGGAGAGATACACATTGACACGGCATTATACACCACTTGCGATCTGGATCATCCTCATTATTACTTTAAACTTCGAAAGGCAATTATTATACCTGAGGACAAAATTATCTCTGGTCCAATTAACCTATATGTAGCAGATATTCCTACTCCACTCGGATTACCCTTTGCCTTCTTACCCAACCAGAAGAAAGGTTCCAACGGAATTATAATTCCAACCTATGGAGAGTCCTCAAGTCTTGGATTTTTTCTAGCCAACGGAGGGTATTATCACAAGTTTAAAAACGACCAACTATCCACCGCAATAACTGGAGATATCTACACGAAGGGAAGCTGGGCACTCTATAACACCACCAGCTACAAAAAACGTTACAAACACAGTGGAAACCTAAAGTTGACCTTCAGAAAAACAAAAACAGGAGAGAAGGAATTTGACGATTACTCCGAAAAGACCGACTTTCTTGTAGAATGGTCGCATAAGCAAGATCCTAAAAGCATTCCAGGCATGTCTTTCAGAGCAAACATCAAGGCAGGTACAGGAAGTGTTTATGAAAATGATTTTGGAAACAATGTTGTTTCTCCAAATAATTACCTAACCAATACCTTCAATTCGAATATCGCCTTTGGTAAGACCTTTAAAAAGGTTCCCAGCAATATCAGTGTAAATTTACGTCACAGTCAGAATACGAATACGGGTCTAATCTCCTTTACACTGCCAGACATCACATACAGCATCAACAGATTCTATCCTGCTAAATGGTTCAATTCGAGCAATGTGGTTAAAAGCAAAGCCAGAAAACAACTCGAAAAGATTGGTATTACTTACATCATCAATTCAAAAAATGAAACGACCATCGCAGACACTCTTCTTAGCTTAAATCATCTTGATCGACTGAACGATAATATGCGTAACGGGATTAAACACACCGCCACAGCTTCAGCCAGTTTTCCCTTTTTAGGCAATGCGATCACCTTCACCCCATCAGTAAATGCCAATGCCTTGATGTATTCTTATCGGACAAGAAAGTATTTTGATAACGAAACTGGGACAGTACTCACGGATACGATTAATGATTTTATGGCTCCCATGTGGGCCACATTTTCTGCTTCGTTTACCTCTAAGGTTTATGGTTTTTATCAGTTCGCAGACTTTATGCAAGGAGCCAAGCAGAGTAAAATAAGACACGTACTCACCCCAAATGCAAGTTTTAGTCTAAGACCTGATAATGGCTGGCAGTATAGTTACATCGCAGACTCTCTTGGGTCACTGAATTATGCAACACCTTTTGACTCGCAGATCTATGGTTCAACACCAACTGGTAGCTCAGGAAAAGTTAGCTTTAATTTGATCAACTCGTTCGAGATGAGACAAAATAACCAGAACGATACCACTGGAGATAATCCTTATGTTTATAAAAAGCTACTTGACAACCTTACCTTGTCTTCAGGTTATGATTTGATGAGAGATTCACTCAACTGGGACAATCTCAGTATTTCGGGAAGAACCAATATCGCCAAACTATTTAACACCCGTTTTGGCGCTACCTTCGATCCGTATGCAAGAGATACCAACAACGTGATCATGAATCAGTTCACAAAAGATGTTGAAGGGAAGCTCTTCAATATTACTGCCGCTAATCTCGCTTTTGGGATTAACCTGAGGAGCAAAAAGAACAAAACCAAAGTAGAAAGCAACAAAGGATCTGAAGAGGAACTGGAGGAAATCAATGAAAACCTTGACCAATACAAACAATTCGGAGAAGCTTGGAACTGGTCATTAAATTTAGGCTATAATTTCCAGTACAACAGAAGGTTTCAATACGATGCCAAAGATACTTTTCAGCTCACTCAAACACTCAATGTTAGCGGACAAATGAACATCACCGCCAATTGGAACATGAGTTTTCAAACCAATTATGACATTACCAATAAAAAGTTTAGTTATACTTCTGTAGAAGTAACCAGAGATCTTCATTGCTGGGAACTCACCTTTAATTGGGTTCCTTTTGGATTTATGAAGAGCTACAACATTCAGATTAACGTGAAGTCCTCTCTGTTACAAGACCTAAAATTACAGCGCAGAAGAACCTGGTACGATAACGGAGTCCGTGACTAA
- a CDS encoding ATP-binding protein, whose protein sequence is MITITNYYTEKKSLQLSSLPETLKKGWSFVDKVTQDGASWDAYHASDSIKKTVDLYLSKLNEFVNSNKPKETKTKLTATKSKQTTRKPTTRRRTTTSSSRTSKLSKREEAYQKADKVELISPELKLIKRFALMHDKVKTQNQIRLFINALQRAITEKRIRKTSPHAKEIMEIQDSLINLMGKFKSANDSIKIELSEKKRSHYLTLVGKQAELRSVKFIKSYINLQGKLIPNDKAKNLYNRIARAINTNKLTKKDKYWSQVDQIMSTLKSFVKKNPAQGQLIVSSKELNGLQGIVEGCDCEMLNGIEENTVPRNTIMSSTDIINLDFHKLGFKGKWLKLIGDPSKGFKAMIFGKPKMGKSYLAVDFAGYLARNHGTVLYVAREEGIDDTLQQKLKDKKVAHPDLYVSDYLPEYLNDYDFVFLDSVNKLGLAPEDLEELSRSFPNTSFINIFQTTKLGNFRGGNEFQHDVDVVIEVPEKGKAVQFGRFNQGGEVNIFS, encoded by the coding sequence ATGATTACAATAACAAATTATTATACAGAGAAGAAGTCGTTACAACTTTCATCATTGCCAGAAACTTTAAAAAAGGGATGGTCATTTGTAGATAAGGTAACACAAGATGGAGCTTCATGGGATGCTTATCATGCAAGCGATTCAATTAAAAAGACGGTTGACTTGTATTTATCAAAGTTAAACGAGTTTGTAAATTCAAATAAGCCAAAGGAAACTAAAACAAAACTCACCGCTACAAAGTCGAAGCAGACTACCAGAAAACCGACTACAAGAAGAAGAACAACTACTTCAAGTAGTAGAACTTCTAAATTAAGCAAACGAGAAGAAGCCTATCAAAAAGCAGATAAAGTCGAGTTGATTAGTCCTGAACTAAAACTGATTAAGCGATTTGCTTTAATGCACGATAAGGTGAAAACTCAAAATCAAATTAGGCTATTCATTAACGCCTTACAAAGAGCGATTACCGAAAAACGTATCCGAAAAACATCTCCTCATGCGAAAGAGATTATGGAGATACAAGACAGTTTAATTAATCTGATGGGAAAATTCAAGTCGGCAAATGATAGTATTAAAATTGAGTTGTCAGAAAAGAAAAGGTCTCACTATTTAACCTTAGTGGGAAAACAAGCTGAACTTCGATCTGTAAAGTTTATCAAGAGCTATATCAATCTTCAAGGAAAGCTTATTCCGAATGATAAAGCAAAGAATCTCTACAACCGAATTGCGAGAGCGATTAATACAAATAAGTTGACTAAAAAAGATAAATACTGGTCACAAGTCGATCAGATTATGTCAACATTAAAATCGTTTGTAAAAAAGAACCCTGCACAGGGACAGTTGATTGTTTCATCAAAAGAACTCAACGGGCTTCAAGGGATTGTTGAGGGGTGTGATTGCGAAATGCTCAACGGAATTGAAGAAAATACAGTTCCGAGAAATACAATTATGAGTAGTACGGACATCATAAACCTGGACTTTCACAAATTAGGGTTCAAAGGCAAGTGGCTAAAGCTTATCGGAGACCCATCTAAAGGATTTAAGGCTATGATTTTCGGTAAACCAAAAATGGGAAAATCATATTTAGCTGTGGACTTTGCAGGGTATTTGGCTCGTAACCATGGAACAGTACTTTATGTTGCACGTGAAGAGGGAATTGACGACACATTGCAACAAAAACTCAAAGACAAAAAAGTCGCTCATCCTGATTTATACGTGAGCGATTATTTACCAGAATATTTGAATGATTATGATTTTGTGTTCTTGGATAGCGTAAATAAACTAGGGTTAGCACCTGAAGATTTAGAAGAACTATCCAGATCATTTCCGAATACTTCATTCATCAACATATTTCAAACCACAAAGCTTGGAAATTTCAGAGGGGGAAATGAATTTCAGCATGATGTAGATGTGGTTATTGAAGTACCAGAAAAAGGCAAGGCAGTCCAATTTGGACGATTCAATCAAGGAGGAGAAGTAAACATTTTCAGCTAG
- a CDS encoding recombinase family protein yields the protein MKDLNLLQQFAPKSDKPINDGKNAVIYTRVSSAEQEDNTSLGSQKKHCENYARKRDLNVVGYFGGTYESAKTDDRKEFNRMLNFVKRSKNITYVIVYSYERFSRSGINGAQIADDLLKKYGVITLAVTQELDPTTPSGSFQQKILFLFSQMDNEMRREKSMAGMKEMLLKGYWIWEAPRGYIDLNKGGRANERQLVVSDEGKLLRKAFEWKAYKKMSNADITRKLKKMGMKIDERRLNNLFSNPFYCGAITSKMIPDQVIKGHHEPMVPVDLFLTVNGIREENRSQGYTKEPNNENLPLKVFTKCDHCQGTITGYLAKRKGLYYYKCRTRGCKNNRSAKAMHSLFKGMLESFVIAKEELEIIKISLEEQFENFFEQQLNQKKLLKKSLQETLSKIEKIEERYVVGEIDKEMYEKFKKKFQKEQDGIQKELSNTTLNSSNLSKVIDFATNICSNLLKMWEKGDLHTKRAFQEMLFPEGIIYNRKHDRVRTPRINTFFSPIPELARLLKGNKKGDSTFLSEIPHVGWKTGLEPATSRTTI from the coding sequence ATGAAAGATTTGAATTTATTACAGCAATTCGCACCAAAAAGTGACAAGCCCATAAATGATGGCAAGAACGCAGTAATCTATACACGTGTATCATCAGCCGAGCAAGAAGATAACACCAGTCTTGGTTCACAAAAGAAACATTGTGAAAATTACGCACGAAAAAGAGATCTCAATGTAGTAGGTTATTTCGGAGGTACTTACGAATCTGCAAAAACAGATGATAGAAAGGAGTTCAATAGAATGTTGAACTTTGTTAAACGCTCTAAGAATATTACGTATGTAATCGTTTATTCTTACGAGCGTTTTTCTCGTTCTGGAATTAACGGAGCCCAAATTGCAGATGACCTTCTCAAAAAGTATGGAGTAATCACGTTAGCTGTTACTCAAGAACTTGATCCAACAACTCCTTCAGGATCGTTCCAACAGAAGATTCTATTTCTATTTAGTCAAATGGATAACGAAATGAGACGTGAGAAGTCCATGGCAGGGATGAAAGAAATGCTATTAAAAGGATATTGGATCTGGGAAGCACCAAGAGGATATATTGATTTGAATAAGGGAGGAAGAGCAAACGAAAGACAATTGGTTGTTAGTGATGAGGGAAAACTACTCCGAAAGGCGTTTGAATGGAAAGCCTACAAGAAAATGTCCAATGCTGATATAACCAGAAAGCTCAAAAAGATGGGTATGAAGATTGATGAGCGTAGATTGAACAATCTCTTCTCAAATCCTTTCTATTGTGGAGCTATTACCAGTAAAATGATTCCTGACCAAGTAATTAAAGGACACCATGAGCCAATGGTTCCTGTTGATCTATTTCTAACTGTAAATGGAATTAGAGAAGAAAACCGTTCTCAGGGCTACACCAAAGAGCCTAATAATGAAAACCTCCCTTTAAAGGTATTTACCAAGTGTGACCATTGTCAAGGAACAATTACAGGTTATTTAGCTAAAAGAAAAGGGCTGTACTATTACAAGTGTAGAACAAGAGGTTGTAAGAATAATAGAAGTGCAAAAGCAATGCACAGTCTTTTTAAAGGGATGCTTGAATCATTCGTTATTGCCAAGGAAGAATTAGAGATCATCAAAATTTCACTAGAGGAACAATTTGAAAATTTCTTTGAGCAACAACTCAATCAAAAGAAACTTCTAAAAAAGAGTTTGCAGGAAACATTATCCAAGATTGAAAAGATCGAAGAACGATATGTTGTAGGAGAAATTGATAAGGAAATGTACGAGAAATTCAAGAAGAAATTCCAGAAAGAGCAGGACGGAATTCAAAAAGAACTCAGCAATACTACCCTGAATAGTTCGAACCTCTCAAAAGTGATAGATTTTGCCACAAATATATGCTCAAACCTCCTGAAAATGTGGGAAAAGGGAGATTTGCATACAAAGCGAGCTTTTCAAGAAATGCTGTTTCCAGAGGGAATTATCTACAATCGGAAGCATGATAGAGTTCGAACTCCAAGAATTAACACCTTCTTTTCACCAATCCCAGAGTTAGCAAGGCTTTTGAAGGGAAATAAAAAAGGGGATTCCACTTTTTTAAGTGAAATCCCCCATGTAGGGTGGAAGACGGGGCTCGAACCCGCGACATCTAGAACCACAATCTAG
- a CDS encoding glycosyltransferase family 2 protein — translation MTNEQDKISIITPFYNAEAFLEECILSIQRQTFTSWELILVNDQSSDQSNEIALKFSRNDERIHLFQNVNKGLIQALRLAYKNSSGNYITRMDADDKMTSKRLELMLNELAKKGRGHVCVGKVKYYSEYELGDGYKMYEKWLNALTEQEANFEGIYRECSIPSPNFLIHRSDFESIGGFENDTYPEDYDLAFRMYKHKLQVCSVKEVTHHWRDHSTRSTRTQAHYQPIRFIPLKVKYFLEIDYDDKRQLVLWGAGKKGKLIAQELVKHQVDFKWVTDNEKKVGKDIYGVRLEVSHSIIDEQTHVILAVSNPQEIMAIEQTLKSQQSCSYWPFF, via the coding sequence GTGACTAATGAGCAAGATAAAATATCAATCATTACGCCATTTTACAATGCTGAAGCTTTCCTTGAGGAGTGCATTCTTTCGATCCAAAGACAGACTTTTACAAGTTGGGAGCTCATTTTAGTCAATGATCAATCTTCAGATCAGAGCAATGAGATTGCGCTTAAATTCTCACGCAATGACGAACGAATTCACCTTTTTCAAAATGTGAACAAAGGTTTAATACAGGCACTAAGACTTGCTTACAAAAATTCATCTGGAAACTATATCACACGCATGGATGCGGATGACAAAATGACAAGCAAGCGATTAGAGTTAATGTTAAATGAGTTAGCAAAGAAAGGTCGGGGACATGTTTGTGTGGGTAAAGTAAAGTATTACTCAGAATATGAACTCGGTGACGGATACAAGATGTATGAAAAATGGTTGAACGCTTTAACTGAACAGGAAGCTAACTTTGAAGGCATCTATCGTGAATGCAGCATCCCCTCTCCTAACTTTTTGATCCACAGGAGCGACTTTGAGAGCATAGGAGGTTTTGAAAATGATACCTACCCCGAAGATTATGATTTAGCTTTTAGGATGTATAAGCACAAACTTCAGGTCTGTAGCGTAAAGGAAGTCACGCATCACTGGCGTGATCATTCCACACGTTCTACTCGAACTCAAGCGCATTACCAACCGATTCGCTTTATCCCCTTGAAGGTGAAGTATTTCTTAGAAATCGATTACGATGATAAACGGCAATTGGTTTTATGGGGAGCTGGAAAAAAAGGAAAACTAATTGCTCAAGAACTGGTTAAACATCAGGTTGATTTTAAGTGGGTCACCGACAATGAAAAGAAGGTTGGAAAAGATATTTATGGAGTGAGACTGGAAGTCAGTCATTCAATTATTGATGAGCAAACACATGTAATCTTGGCAGTTTCCAACCCGCAAGAAATTATGGCCATCGAGCAAACTCTTAAGTCACAACAAAGCTGTTCATATTGGCCATTTTTTTAA
- a CDS encoding SpoIIE family protein phosphatase has translation MKIGLKLTLTFVAISLISVSIIGWISYQQGKTGLQEESFNRLTAVREMKASQIEDYFVQIENQIISYSQNRTVIEAMKDFKEGFKLVPSEIDSTHHDLEHLHQYYESEFIDRLNDNSTIENKAEDFIIEHESGEILQNIYIAENPNPIGEKHNLTYVEDSLSYTQTHTYYHPLFKDFLEKFGYYDIFLIDSKSGDIVYTVFKEVDYGTSLKDGKFSNSNLANVYKAAVGSHDDNFVTVIDFQPYEPSYNAPAAFMASPIFDGDECIGVLAFQMPIEKINNIMTNRQEWMNVGLGESGETYLVSEDYTLRNQSRFLIEDRENYFKMIEEIGTPKETIDKIQAFHSCIGLQEVRTEGTIAALNGESNTKIFEDYRGVEVLSSYKPLNIRGLNWVIMSEIDKAEAYAPITRLRDQILFFFGVTILIILIISFFVARQITKPIKSLTKTSRELARGNWDVEVKVEQKDEIGILALSFKSMQESLHKMIDNLNEANHTLEDKVAKRTQELKLQKDLIEEKNREVMDSIHYAQRLQTAILPTSQYIYENLRDSFILFKPKDIVSGDFYWMTDIDGKVYVAAVDCTGHGVPGAMVSIVGANGLNRCVKEFGLKKPGDILNKLRELVIETFNASHEGEVKDGMDIALLAIDKQSKKVEFAGANNPLWIAHKNTKEMEVIKADKQPIGKFDHAVPFSTHELQLSEGDCLYVFTDGYADQFGGMKGKKLKYKPFQQMLLSNMHLPMHEQKDLIEDAFVEWMSDFEQVDDVCVIGLRL, from the coding sequence ATGAAAATAGGTTTAAAACTTACCCTGACTTTTGTCGCAATTAGCTTGATATCGGTGTCCATCATTGGTTGGATTTCCTATCAACAAGGAAAAACCGGATTGCAGGAAGAATCGTTTAATCGACTTACTGCGGTAAGAGAGATGAAGGCTTCTCAAATTGAGGATTACTTCGTTCAAATTGAAAATCAAATCATTTCCTATTCCCAGAACAGAACGGTGATAGAAGCAATGAAAGATTTCAAAGAAGGATTTAAATTGGTTCCTTCTGAAATTGATTCAACGCATCATGATCTAGAGCATCTTCATCAATATTATGAAAGTGAATTCATAGACAGATTAAATGATAATTCAACCATTGAAAACAAGGCAGAAGATTTTATCATTGAGCATGAATCAGGCGAAATATTACAAAACATCTATATTGCTGAGAATCCTAATCCTATAGGTGAAAAACACAACCTAACGTATGTTGAGGATTCGCTGAGTTATACGCAGACACATACCTATTATCATCCGCTTTTTAAGGATTTTTTAGAGAAATTCGGCTACTATGATATTTTCCTCATTGACAGTAAGTCTGGAGATATTGTCTATACCGTATTTAAGGAAGTAGACTATGGTACATCCTTAAAAGATGGTAAGTTCTCGAATTCTAATTTGGCAAATGTTTATAAAGCTGCTGTTGGTTCTCACGATGATAATTTTGTAACCGTTATCGACTTCCAACCTTATGAACCTTCTTATAACGCACCTGCCGCTTTTATGGCTTCGCCTATTTTTGATGGTGATGAATGCATTGGCGTTTTAGCTTTTCAAATGCCTATTGAGAAGATCAATAATATAATGACGAATCGCCAGGAGTGGATGAACGTAGGACTTGGTGAGAGCGGAGAGACGTATTTGGTGAGTGAAGATTATACGCTGAGAAATCAATCGAGATTTTTAATAGAGGATAGGGAGAACTATTTTAAGATGATAGAAGAAATTGGAACTCCTAAGGAAACCATTGATAAAATTCAAGCGTTCCACTCCTGTATTGGTTTGCAAGAAGTGAGAACAGAAGGTACGATCGCAGCACTGAACGGTGAGTCTAATACGAAGATTTTTGAAGACTACAGAGGAGTAGAAGTGTTGTCTTCTTATAAGCCGCTTAATATTAGAGGGCTTAATTGGGTGATCATGTCAGAGATTGACAAAGCAGAAGCTTATGCTCCAATTACCCGCCTCAGGGATCAGATCTTATTCTTTTTTGGTGTTACAATCTTGATTATTTTGATCATTTCATTTTTCGTTGCCAGACAAATTACCAAGCCTATCAAGTCACTTACAAAAACCTCTCGTGAATTGGCTCGTGGAAACTGGGATGTAGAAGTAAAAGTGGAGCAGAAAGATGAAATTGGGATTCTTGCACTGAGTTTTAAAAGTATGCAGGAATCATTGCACAAGATGATTGATAATCTGAATGAAGCGAATCATACGCTCGAGGATAAAGTGGCTAAACGTACGCAAGAACTAAAACTGCAAAAGGACCTGATTGAGGAAAAGAACCGTGAAGTGATGGACTCTATTCATTATGCTCAACGTCTTCAAACGGCTATCTTACCTACTTCCCAATATATTTATGAGAACTTAAGAGATAGTTTTATTCTCTTCAAGCCTAAAGATATTGTGTCTGGTGATTTTTATTGGATGACAGATATTGATGGTAAAGTATATGTGGCTGCAGTGGATTGTACGGGGCATGGGGTTCCGGGCGCAATGGTAAGCATTGTGGGAGCAAATGGGCTGAATAGATGTGTTAAGGAATTCGGATTAAAAAAGCCTGGTGATATTCTAAATAAACTAAGAGAGTTGGTGATTGAAACGTTTAATGCCTCTCATGAAGGTGAGGTTAAAGATGGAATGGATATCGCTTTACTAGCCATTGATAAACAAAGTAAAAAAGTAGAGTTTGCTGGGGCCAATAATCCACTTTGGATAGCGCATAAAAATACTAAAGAGATGGAAGTGATCAAGGCTGATAAACAGCCAATTGGTAAGTTTGATCATGCTGTACCGTTCTCAACGCATGAGCTGCAGTTATCTGAAGGAGATTGTCTGTATGTGTTCACCGATGGCTATGCGGATCAGTTCGGAGGTATGAAAGGAAAGAAGTTGAAGTATAAACCTTTCCAGCAGATGTTGTTGTCAAATATGCACTTGCCAATGCATGAACAAAAAGACTTGATTGAAGATGCCTTTGTAGAGTGGATGTCTGATTTTGAGCAGGTGGATGATGTTTGTGTGATTGGGTTGAGGTTATAG